A portion of the Calliphora vicina chromosome 5, idCalVici1.1, whole genome shotgun sequence genome contains these proteins:
- the LOC135962117 gene encoding uncharacterized protein LOC135962117 produces MIKIEEQDVPGARKRNTFPTEAGDIIYQSAILNESIVKEYPNESSLNHIADKKQSILTMKDEWSTYSSIGVQRKILKENTNIIKDFMNSLAVPSWYRGVSLFQRKSADLLLNAIRDDCAQRTVYRTMRCLDSIGLDPLPTKKQLRTILPLCGGSDLALLWFLMEWLYRDNESDSYSVNEQLIMSSIAHLDMNTTLRELDRILPPGQAPKPSMVQKSSKNCSKIPNKTMHHNNGSVLPYFEKLQQPKSRKKSYFSTKLNRRAILDCYQHQFIDSSHVMVNESNRWFQGYNINDNINNNFEAAMFDENKVQTMYRQHEDIDYLRNSFEAQLDAIAKRNVQEMRKIFEKKHQSYKRIINRLQHDIGKFRREFHTMAEKCREHCSLKLLTNKVQGKQVNNNDIKLNTNQCDGHKEQQSVASTCTIGVGNRKTLAQKFSSIESSDKYDFDSKSSENDSMSKYFVTSLEHQPFKFDYCKIFAYNHSHLELLKIRESSTEAEDSDITLLNPFQKHSPVELYCSEAVENEGNNCIEFTSNGKDSVQQSVVDFALDYYDPDDDELMDRMLKDALEIMKNDHKFVFASIPAAHRFPMLREWIRLRYGKIYKKEELKRSFQKSLPIFAALAKIGLPVELPSNADMGSDLIMDYSCRDYVLRKSNYIRNEYYRRIDKAMLAQTRAIYLAMRPSLCCSGSPRNTIFAYMPAHKRKNYHFRPWKPEECMKRKQVSYFHTWKSHSLPANKLKSINNRLKSSRNLQNM; encoded by the exons ATGATAAAAATTGAAGAACAAGATGTGCCGGGTGCTCGTAAACGCAATACCTTCCCAACAGAAGCGGGAGATATTATATATCAGAGTGCAATTTTAAACGAAAGCATAGTTAAAGAATACCCAAACGAAAGTTCGTTAAACCATATAGCTGACAAGAAGCAATcgattttaacaatgaaagaTGAGTGGAGCACATATTCTTCCATCGGAGTACAACGCAAAATTCTAAAAGAGAATACAAACATAATTAAGGATTTCATGAATTCGTTGGCGGTGCCGTCGTGGTATCGAGGAGTTTCGCTGTTTCAAAGAAAATCGGCCGATCTCTTACTAAATGCTATACGCGATGATTGTGCTCAACGCACAGTGTATCGAACGATGAGGTGCTTAGATTCTATTGGTTTAGATCCCTTGCCAACCAAAAAACAATTGCGAACAATTTTACCGCTTTGCGGAGGCAGTGATTTGGCTTTGCTATGGTTCTTGATGGAGTGGTTATATCGGGACAATGAGTCCGATTCATATAGTGTCAACGAACAGCTAATAATGTCTAGCATAGCACATCTAGATATGAACACAACACTACGAGAGTTAGATCGTATTTTGCCACCCGGCCAAGCTCCAAAGCCATCAATGGTCCAGAAAAGTAGTAAGAATTGTTCAAAAATACCAAATAAGACCATGCATCATAATAATGGGAGTGTACTGCCGtatttcgaaaaattgcaacaacCTAAATCAAGAAAGAAGAGCTATTTTAGCACAAAACTGAATCGAAGAGCGATTTTGGATTGTTATCAACATCAGTTCATCGATTCCTCACATGTGATGGTGAATGAAAGCAATCGCTGGTTCCAGGGTTACAACATTAACGACAACATTAACAACAATTTCGAAGCAGCCATGTTTGATGAAAATAAAGTCCAAACAATGTACAGGCAGCACGAAGATATCGATTATTTAAGGAATTCTTTTGAAGCTCAGTTAGATGCAATTGCCAAAAGGAATGTTCAGGAGATGAGAAAGATATTTGAGAAAAAACAT CAAAGTTATAAACGTATAATTAATCGACTTCAACATGACATTGGAAAGTTCCGTCGCGAATTTCATACAATGGCTGAAAAGTGCCGTGAACATTGTTCCTTAAAATTACTCACGAATAAAGTTCAGGGCAAACAAGTTAATAATAAtgacataaaattaaatacaaatcagTGCGATGGCCATAAGGAGCAGCAGAGTGTCGCGAGTACATGTACGATCGGTGTGGGTAATAGGAAAACACTAGCTCAGAAGTTTAGTTCAATTGAATCCAGTGATAAATACGACTTTGACTCAAAGTCATCAGAAAATGATTCAATGTCGAAATATTTTGTGACCTCTCTAGAGCACCAgccttttaaatttgattattgtaaaatatttgcatataaCCACAGTCATctagaattattgaaaattcgGGAGTCTTCTACAGAAGCAGAAGATAGCGATATAACCTTATTAAATCCATTTCAAAAACATTCCCCAGTCGAGTTGTACTGTAGTGAGGCTGTCGAAAATGAGGGCAACAATTGTATTGAGTTTACAAGCAATGGAAAAGACAGCGTCCAACAAAGTGTAGTAGATTTTGCATTAGATTACTATGATCCAGACGATGATGAGCTAATGGATCGTATGCTCAAAGATGCAttggaaattatgaaaaatgaccataaatttgtatttgccTCAATACCAGCTGCTCATCGCTTTCCTATGCTTCGTGAATGGATACGTTTGAGATACGGCAAGATATATAAGAAAGAGGAACTGAAAAGATCTTTTCAAAAATCTCTGCCAATATTCGCTGCATTAGCTAAAATAGGATTACCAGTCGAATTGCCTTCAAATGCTGATATGGGCAGCGATTTAATAATGGATTATTCCTGTCGCGATTACGTACTTCGAAAA TCCAACTATATTCGTAATGAATACTATAGACGAATCGATAAAGCAATGTTAGCTCAAACGCGCGCCATTTACTTAGCAATGCGGCCATCTTTATGTTGCAGTGGTTCACCTCGCAATACAATATTCGCTTATATGCCGGCACATAAACGAAAAAACTATCATTTTCGACCATGGAAACCCGAAGAGTGTATGAAGCGCAAACAAGTTAGCTATTTCCATACCTGGAAGTCTCACAGTCTACCAGCTAACAAACTCAAGTCCATAAATAACAGATTAAAAAGTTCTCGAAATCTTCAAAATATGTAG